In a genomic window of Deltaproteobacteria bacterium:
- a CDS encoding SLC13/DASS family transporter encodes MSDRKRYQDLFEARETFSPAEIRFEYVRRTLGLFLGPLAFALLVLLPPASLPLPAARLAAVLAWVLIWWATEAVPLPITALLGPSLCVVTGVGKAAETFAPFGDPIIFLFLGSFILAEAMYATRLDRRFAFAILARPAVSATSTRIFVVFGLITAGMSAWLSNTATAAMMYPIGMSILSALSQLLSSAEGRTVDLSRLRYGTALMLVVAYGASIGGIATPVGTPPNLVAIGQLESLAGIRISFFQWMVMATPIMLVMLATLLVYLRLALPPESEQIPGSTSHVAEERRALGPWTSAQRNVLIAFLVTVALWVLPGLLALFLGTDAPLYRTTQRYLPEGVVALLGALLLFVLPVDWRQRQYTMTWNNAARIDWGTLLLFGGGLSLGDAMFKTGLSKYVGQAIVGLTHARSPAALSYLFGATAMALTETTSNVAATTMVCPLAIAAAKAAGISPVAPAVSSALTASMAFLLPVSTAPNAIVYGSGCVPITAMLRHGAVLDLVGLVIIPGAVLLLSRLLGLA; translated from the coding sequence ATGTCCGACCGTAAGCGCTACCAGGATCTCTTCGAGGCGCGCGAGACTTTCTCGCCGGCCGAGATCCGCTTCGAATACGTTCGCCGCACCCTGGGCCTCTTCCTGGGTCCGCTCGCCTTCGCCCTCCTCGTGCTGCTCCCGCCCGCCAGCCTGCCGCTCCCCGCGGCGCGCCTGGCCGCGGTGCTGGCGTGGGTCCTCATCTGGTGGGCCACCGAGGCCGTGCCGCTGCCCATCACGGCGCTCCTCGGCCCGAGCCTCTGCGTCGTGACCGGCGTCGGCAAGGCCGCCGAGACCTTCGCTCCCTTCGGCGACCCGATCATCTTTCTCTTCCTCGGCAGCTTCATCCTGGCCGAGGCCATGTACGCCACACGCCTCGACCGACGCTTCGCCTTCGCCATCCTGGCCCGCCCGGCCGTCTCGGCCACCAGCACGCGCATCTTCGTCGTCTTCGGTCTCATCACCGCCGGCATGTCGGCCTGGCTCTCGAACACCGCGACCGCCGCCATGATGTACCCCATCGGGATGAGCATCCTCTCGGCCCTCTCGCAGCTCCTCTCGAGCGCCGAGGGGCGAACCGTGGACCTCTCGCGGCTGCGCTACGGCACGGCGCTGATGCTGGTGGTGGCCTACGGCGCCTCGATCGGCGGCATCGCGACGCCCGTCGGCACGCCGCCGAATCTCGTGGCCATCGGCCAGCTCGAGTCGCTCGCCGGCATCCGCATCTCGTTCTTCCAGTGGATGGTGATGGCCACACCGATCATGCTCGTCATGCTGGCCACGCTCCTCGTCTACCTGCGCCTCGCGCTCCCCCCAGAATCCGAGCAGATTCCCGGCAGCACGTCGCATGTGGCCGAAGAGCGCCGCGCCCTCGGCCCCTGGACCAGCGCGCAGCGCAACGTGCTCATCGCCTTCCTCGTCACGGTCGCGCTCTGGGTCTTGCCGGGGCTCCTGGCCCTCTTCCTCGGCACGGACGCGCCGCTCTACCGCACGACGCAGCGCTATCTGCCCGAGGGAGTCGTCGCGCTCCTCGGCGCGCTCCTGCTCTTCGTGCTGCCCGTGGACTGGCGGCAGCGGCAGTACACGATGACCTGGAACAACGCGGCCCGCATCGACTGGGGCACGCTGCTCCTCTTCGGCGGCGGACTCTCGCTCGGGGACGCGATGTTCAAGACGGGGCTCTCGAAGTACGTGGGCCAGGCCATCGTGGGGCTCACGCACGCCCGCTCTCCGGCGGCGCTCTCGTATCTTTTCGGAGCGACCGCCATGGCGCTGACCGAAACCACCTCCAACGTGGCGGCCACGACCATGGTCTGTCCGCTGGCCATCGCCGCGGCCAAGGCGGCGGGGATCAGCCCCGTGGCTCCGGCCGTCAGCTCGGCGCTGACCGCCAGCATGGCCTTTCTCCTCCCCGTCTCGACCGCCCCGAACGCGATCGTCTACGGCTCGGGCTGCGTCCCGATCACCGCCATGCTGCGGCACGGAGCGGTGCTGGACCTCGTCGGTCTGGTCATCATTCCGGGCGCGGTGCTCCTTCTCTCGCGCCTGCTCGGGCTGGCTTGA
- a CDS encoding homocysteine S-methyltransferase family protein, with protein sequence MSAFLDRVTSGATPLLLDGGLGSMLIAEGLESGAAPEAWNVSHPERVTRVHRAYVAAGSDAVQTNTFGGNALRLARFELGASLAELNRRAVELARAAGPRFVVADVGPSGEYRPPVGHADPAAWRAAFAEQARALASPGPDAFHLETMSDLVEARTALEAVLEQAPGVPVMVSMTFERRKRGFYTIMGDPLAASLRALADAGAAVVGANCTLTSPDMRALAEEALAAATVPLVFQPNAGLPRLEGTHVHYDQSPEAFAEDLAHIAALGARVLGGCCGTGPAHIAALAARLRGGTSA encoded by the coding sequence GTGAGCGCCTTCCTGGACCGCGTGACCTCCGGTGCGACCCCGCTGCTCCTCGACGGCGGGCTGGGCTCGATGCTGATCGCGGAAGGGCTGGAGAGCGGCGCCGCCCCCGAGGCGTGGAACGTTTCGCACCCCGAACGGGTGACGCGGGTGCACCGCGCCTACGTCGCCGCCGGCAGCGACGCCGTGCAGACCAACACCTTCGGCGGCAACGCGCTGCGCCTCGCGCGCTTCGAGCTCGGGGCCTCGCTCGCCGAGCTGAATCGCCGCGCCGTGGAGCTGGCGCGCGCCGCGGGGCCACGCTTCGTCGTGGCCGACGTCGGGCCGAGCGGCGAATACCGCCCGCCCGTCGGACACGCGGACCCTGCCGCGTGGCGGGCCGCCTTCGCCGAGCAGGCCCGGGCGCTGGCGTCGCCCGGCCCCGACGCCTTCCACCTCGAGACGATGAGCGACCTCGTCGAGGCGCGCACGGCGCTCGAGGCGGTGCTCGAGCAGGCCCCAGGCGTGCCGGTGATGGTCTCGATGACCTTCGAGCGGAGGAAGCGCGGCTTCTACACCATCATGGGCGACCCGCTCGCCGCCTCGCTGCGCGCGCTCGCCGACGCGGGGGCCGCGGTGGTGGGGGCGAACTGCACCCTCACGAGCCCGGACATGCGGGCCCTGGCCGAGGAGGCGCTGGCCGCCGCCACGGTGCCGCTCGTCTTTCAGCCCAACGCCGGGCTGCCGCGCCTCGAAGGGACGCACGTGCACTACGACCAATCCCCCGAGGCCTTCGCCGAGGACCTGGCCCACATCGCCGCGCTCGGGGCCCGCGTGCTGGGCGGCTGCTGCGGCACGGGGCCGGCCCACATCGCCGCGCTCGCCGCACGGCTGCGAGGCGGAACCTCCGCATGA
- a CDS encoding DUF1566 domain-containing protein: MKRRARRSVAVVLGVVALGWLARDGRTDAPPGRYTVTAETVHDGVTKLTWQRHPSAQLVAWSDAAAACGKLSTEGTGWRMPSISELESLVDRSRYNWALDPAAFPRPQSPLEDRFWSATPSAGTPGSGWQVDFYHGNSNTQSKATKLYLRCVR, translated from the coding sequence ATGAAGAGGCGAGCTCGCCGCTCCGTCGCCGTGGTGCTCGGCGTCGTCGCGCTCGGCTGGCTCGCTAGAGACGGACGCACGGACGCGCCCCCGGGCCGCTACACGGTGACCGCCGAGACGGTGCACGACGGGGTGACCAAGCTCACCTGGCAGCGGCATCCGAGCGCCCAGCTCGTCGCCTGGAGCGACGCCGCGGCGGCCTGTGGAAAGCTGTCGACCGAGGGTACCGGGTGGCGAATGCCGTCGATCTCCGAGCTCGAGTCGCTCGTGGACCGGAGCCGTTACAACTGGGCGCTCGACCCCGCCGCCTTCCCCCGCCCCCAGAGTCCGCTCGAAGACCGCTTCTGGAGCGCGACGCCCTCCGCCGGCACGCCAGGCTCCGGCTGGCAGGTCGACTTCTACCACGGCAACAGCAACACCCAGAGCAAGGCCACGAAGCTCTACCTGCGCTGCGTCCGGTAG
- a CDS encoding amino acid permease translates to MGTPTERGVFSEESALTRQLSLFDSVMIVVGMVIGSGIFLTTGGIARSLPHPGWILAVWAAGGLVCLAGALTFAELGAMMPTAGGQYVFLREAFGKLPAFLFGWACLMVIYSGSVAAVSAGFAEYLGYFFPSLPKVASSVASVLLLTWLNARGVRESARLQNVFSAAKIVAILGLGLVGTVVVQQKGLSLGAGGIAAPGSAGIPPLSHLGVALIAVLWAFDGWSCITFAAGEVKNPRRNLPLSLLIGTLLVSGLYVLVNYVYVAVIPIARLTDTVRVAEVTTTSLLGPRGAVVLVLVVLASTFSSMNAMILTGPRAYFAMARDGVFLPALAKVSPTRGTPAAAIWAQGIWSVLLALSGKYDQLFTFAMSAAMAFYVATGAAVYVLRAKYPGAHRPYRVWGYPVTPLVYIAGTGLALVNGLVDRPWESLAGFGLVATGIPVYLYWRKRRPAETPERCENLEPDPAPSE, encoded by the coding sequence ATGGGAACACCGACCGAACGAGGCGTCTTCTCGGAGGAGTCCGCGCTCACGCGGCAGCTCTCGCTCTTCGACTCGGTGATGATCGTCGTCGGGATGGTCATCGGGTCGGGGATCTTCCTCACCACGGGGGGGATCGCCCGATCGTTGCCGCACCCGGGGTGGATCCTGGCGGTGTGGGCCGCGGGGGGGCTGGTCTGCCTCGCGGGGGCGCTCACCTTCGCCGAGCTCGGCGCAATGATGCCCACCGCGGGCGGCCAGTACGTCTTTCTGCGCGAGGCCTTCGGCAAGCTCCCGGCCTTTCTCTTCGGCTGGGCCTGCCTGATGGTGATCTACTCGGGCTCGGTGGCCGCCGTCTCGGCCGGCTTCGCCGAGTACCTGGGATACTTCTTTCCGAGTCTGCCGAAGGTCGCGAGCTCGGTCGCCTCGGTGCTGCTGCTCACGTGGCTCAACGCGCGCGGGGTGCGCGAGAGCGCGCGCCTGCAGAACGTCTTCAGCGCGGCGAAGATCGTGGCCATCCTCGGGCTCGGGCTCGTGGGCACCGTCGTGGTGCAGCAGAAGGGCCTTTCCCTAGGCGCGGGAGGCATCGCTGCTCCGGGCTCCGCGGGGATCCCGCCGCTCAGTCACCTCGGCGTGGCGCTCATCGCCGTGCTCTGGGCCTTCGACGGTTGGAGCTGCATCACCTTCGCCGCGGGCGAGGTGAAGAATCCGCGGCGCAACCTCCCCCTCTCGCTGCTCATCGGCACGCTCCTCGTATCGGGCCTCTACGTGCTCGTGAACTACGTCTACGTGGCGGTGATCCCGATCGCGCGCCTCACCGACACGGTGCGCGTGGCGGAGGTGACGACCACCTCCCTCCTCGGTCCGCGAGGGGCGGTGGTGCTCGTCCTCGTCGTGCTCGCCTCCACCTTCAGCAGCATGAACGCGATGATCCTCACCGGCCCGCGGGCCTACTTCGCCATGGCGCGGGACGGGGTCTTTCTGCCCGCCCTGGCCAAGGTGAGCCCGACGCGCGGCACGCCGGCCGCGGCCATCTGGGCGCAGGGGATCTGGTCCGTGCTCCTCGCGCTGTCGGGGAAGTACGATCAGCTCTTCACCTTCGCCATGTCGGCGGCGATGGCCTTCTACGTCGCGACCGGCGCCGCCGTGTACGTCCTGCGCGCGAAGTACCCCGGAGCGCACCGACCCTATCGGGTCTGGGGTTACCCGGTGACGCCGCTGGTCTACATCGCGGGGACCGGGCTCGCGCTGGTGAACGGCCTCGTCGACCGCCCGTGGGAGAGCCTGGCCGGGTTCGGGCTGGTGGCCACGGGCATACCGGTCTACCTCTACTGGCGCAAGCGTCGCCCGGCAGAGACCCCGGAGCGCTGCGAGAACCTCGAGCCCGACCCTGCCCCATCCGAGTAA
- a CDS encoding aromatic ring-hydroxylating dioxygenase subunit alpha — MKPTLSKTLFADLTPETLRTLPLTQAVTNPSAWFIDPRFHELDREAIFAATWQSVGYAAQLDEPGQYFTCTVADEPVIVLRDRDGLLRAFYNVCRHRGGPLALDHAGCVKALQCKYHGWTYLTDGSLRGIPKWNAVELFDRKDYGLVPIQVALWEGLVFVNLSRSTETLETRLGGIVEQLRPNRIGTKRFARRVDYDVQANWKVYVENYLEGYHVPLVHPALNQLLDVQEYVTELYPSYSLQKSPIRAGKDDVYTQGAGGEAFYYWIWPNLMLNLLGDRLQVNLVVPVAHDRCKVIFWTYYDDPTGPGQAERIAGDLAYSDEVQAEDRLICEHVQRGLGSRAYDQGRFSVEMEQGVHHFQTLLKETYARWLRPG; from the coding sequence ATGAAGCCCACCCTCTCCAAGACGCTCTTTGCGGATCTGACCCCCGAGACCCTGCGCACGCTGCCGCTGACCCAGGCGGTGACGAATCCCTCGGCCTGGTTCATCGACCCGCGCTTTCACGAGCTGGACCGCGAGGCGATCTTCGCCGCCACCTGGCAGAGCGTGGGCTACGCCGCGCAGCTCGACGAGCCGGGGCAGTACTTCACCTGCACCGTGGCCGACGAGCCCGTGATCGTGCTCCGCGATCGCGACGGCCTGCTGCGCGCCTTCTACAACGTGTGCCGGCACCGGGGCGGACCGCTGGCCCTCGATCACGCCGGCTGCGTGAAGGCGCTGCAGTGCAAGTACCACGGCTGGACCTACCTCACCGACGGGTCGCTCCGCGGCATCCCGAAGTGGAACGCGGTGGAGCTCTTCGACCGCAAGGACTACGGGCTCGTGCCGATCCAGGTCGCCCTCTGGGAGGGGCTGGTCTTCGTGAACCTGTCGCGCAGCACCGAGACGCTCGAGACGCGGCTCGGCGGCATCGTCGAGCAGCTCCGCCCGAACCGGATCGGGACGAAGCGCTTCGCGCGGCGCGTGGACTACGACGTGCAGGCGAACTGGAAGGTCTACGTGGAGAACTACCTCGAGGGGTACCACGTCCCCCTCGTGCACCCGGCTCTGAACCAGCTCCTCGACGTGCAGGAGTACGTGACGGAGCTCTACCCGAGCTACTCGCTGCAGAAGAGCCCGATCCGCGCCGGCAAGGACGACGTCTACACGCAAGGAGCGGGGGGCGAGGCCTTCTACTACTGGATCTGGCCCAACCTGATGCTCAACCTCCTCGGGGACCGGCTGCAGGTGAACCTGGTCGTGCCCGTCGCGCACGACCGGTGCAAGGTCATCTTCTGGACCTACTACGACGACCCGACGGGGCCCGGCCAGGCCGAGCGCATCGCCGGGGACCTGGCCTACAGCGACGAGGTGCAGGCCGAAGACCGCCTGATCTGCGAGCACGTGCAGCGCGGGCTCGGGTCGCGGGCCTACGACCAGGGCCGCTTCTCGGTAGAAATGGAGCAGGGCGTCCACCATTTTCAGACGCTCTTGAAGGAAACCTACGCGCGCTGGCTGCGGCCGGGATGA
- a CDS encoding cobalamin-dependent protein (Presence of a B(12) (cobalamin)-binding domain implies dependence on cobalamin itself, in one of its several forms, or in some unusual lineages, dependence on a cobalamin-like analog.) → MSTPSHDEMKQAVIDGDVDAARALAEAVVASGADLLPAVEDGFAAGIRRVGELWEEGEYFLPELVQGAEAMKAAMAVIRPALALRRGSEQALGRVVIGTVQGDLHDIGKTLVGTLLAANGFEVFDLGTDVPVEAFVAKAREVGANVVGASALLTTTMTWQKTLVEAVAASDLPKTTRVIVGGSPTTPAWASEIGAAYAENAMRAVTVTRELVAGAVSR, encoded by the coding sequence ATGTCCACGCCCAGCCACGATGAGATGAAACAGGCCGTGATCGACGGGGACGTCGACGCCGCGCGCGCCCTCGCCGAGGCGGTGGTCGCGAGCGGCGCGGACCTGCTGCCCGCGGTGGAGGACGGCTTCGCGGCCGGGATCCGGCGGGTGGGCGAGCTCTGGGAAGAGGGCGAGTACTTTCTGCCCGAGCTCGTGCAGGGGGCCGAGGCGATGAAGGCCGCCATGGCGGTGATCCGGCCCGCACTGGCGCTGCGGCGCGGGTCGGAGCAGGCGCTCGGCCGCGTGGTCATCGGCACGGTGCAGGGGGACCTCCACGACATCGGCAAGACACTCGTCGGAACGCTGCTGGCCGCGAACGGCTTCGAGGTCTTCGATCTCGGCACCGACGTGCCGGTGGAGGCCTTTGTCGCGAAGGCGCGCGAGGTCGGGGCGAACGTCGTGGGGGCCTCGGCGCTGCTCACCACCACGATGACTTGGCAGAAGACGCTCGTCGAGGCCGTAGCAGCGAGCGACCTGCCGAAGACGACGCGCGTGATCGTGGGCGGCTCGCCGACGACCCCCGCCTGGGCCAGCGAGATCGGCGCGGCCTACGCGGAGAACGCGATGCGCGCGGTGACGGTGACCCGGGAGCTCGTCGCAGGAGCGGTGTCCCGGTGA
- a CDS encoding trimethylamine methyltransferase family protein: protein MTLRPSLKLLPAEDVERIVGEACRVLETAGVLVENADARELLLAAGASEADGRLRLPERLTRTSLESVPSRVQVFDREGKLALDLGGDNVHFDPGSSAIHIFDAERGRHRDVTSQDLIAVARLVDGLPGYAAQSTSLVPGDAPAELGDRYRLCLALIHGRKPVVTGTFVKDGFAVMHAMLSAVRGGEGALREKPLAIFDCCPSPPLRWSDLTCQALMDCARARIPAELVSVPMTGATSPVTLREAVVQHCAENLSGIVIHQLAGRGSPVIYGGSPAAFDMRQGTTPMGAIETMMIDVAYAQVGKHLGLPIHAYMALSDSKCPDYQAGFETGMGAVLAALAGINMVSGPGMLDFENCQSFEKLLLDHDACTAALRLVRGLETRPGDAVALIGEVVKAQEFLSHPHTRKHWRQELMIPSTLVERRTYGDWEGDGALYAHQRAQAEVKKRLAAPPSSPLPEEAFRALEELMRAETRRVGASPLPL, encoded by the coding sequence ATGACCCTACGCCCCTCTCTCAAGCTCCTGCCCGCCGAGGACGTGGAACGCATCGTCGGCGAGGCCTGTCGCGTCCTCGAAACCGCGGGCGTACTGGTGGAAAACGCCGACGCGCGCGAGCTGCTCCTGGCCGCGGGAGCGAGCGAGGCCGACGGGCGCCTCCGCCTCCCCGAGCGCCTCACGCGTACGAGCCTCGAGAGCGTCCCGTCGCGGGTCCAGGTCTTCGACCGGGAGGGCAAGCTGGCCCTCGACCTCGGCGGAGACAACGTCCACTTCGACCCCGGCTCGTCGGCAATCCACATCTTCGACGCCGAGCGCGGCCGACACCGGGACGTGACCTCGCAGGACCTGATCGCCGTGGCCCGGCTGGTGGACGGCCTGCCGGGGTACGCGGCGCAGTCGACGTCTCTCGTCCCGGGCGACGCGCCGGCCGAGCTCGGGGACCGCTACCGGCTCTGTCTGGCGCTGATCCACGGCCGGAAGCCGGTCGTCACCGGAACCTTTGTGAAGGACGGCTTCGCCGTGATGCACGCCATGCTCTCCGCCGTGCGCGGCGGTGAGGGGGCGCTGCGCGAGAAGCCGCTCGCGATCTTCGACTGCTGTCCGAGCCCGCCGCTCCGCTGGAGCGACCTGACCTGTCAGGCGCTGATGGACTGCGCGCGCGCCCGCATCCCGGCCGAGCTGGTCTCTGTGCCCATGACCGGCGCCACCTCGCCCGTCACGCTGCGCGAGGCCGTGGTGCAGCACTGCGCGGAGAACCTCTCGGGGATCGTGATCCACCAGCTCGCGGGGCGCGGCTCGCCGGTGATCTACGGCGGCTCGCCCGCGGCCTTCGACATGCGCCAGGGCACGACCCCCATGGGGGCGATCGAGACGATGATGATCGACGTGGCCTACGCGCAGGTGGGCAAGCACCTCGGCCTGCCGATCCACGCCTATATGGCGCTGTCGGACTCCAAGTGCCCCGACTACCAGGCGGGCTTCGAGACGGGGATGGGAGCCGTGCTGGCCGCGCTGGCCGGGATCAACATGGTCTCAGGCCCCGGAATGCTGGACTTCGAGAACTGCCAGTCCTTCGAGAAGCTGCTCCTCGACCACGACGCGTGCACCGCGGCGCTGCGCCTGGTGCGCGGCCTCGAGACGCGGCCCGGGGACGCGGTGGCCCTGATCGGCGAGGTGGTCAAGGCGCAGGAGTTCCTCTCGCACCCGCACACCCGCAAGCACTGGCGCCAGGAGCTGATGATCCCCTCGACGCTCGTCGAGCGCCGCACCTACGGCGACTGGGAGGGAGACGGGGCGCTCTACGCGCACCAGCGAGCGCAGGCCGAGGTGAAGAAGCGCCTGGCCGCGCCGCCGAGCTCGCCGCTGCCGGAGGAAGCCTTCCGCGCGCTGGAAGAGCTGATGCGCGCCGAGACCCGCCGCGTCGGGGCGAGCCCGCTGCCGCTCTGA